The Panicum virgatum strain AP13 chromosome 5K, P.virgatum_v5, whole genome shotgun sequence genome has a window encoding:
- the LOC120705803 gene encoding uncharacterized protein LOC120705803: protein MESSGGDKPTATDATESVLGLDGEETLSERESVGARQVPGLPNGGAKEAPSSSSSAGSKRKRDNLGSDQMEINEPGAPSSSSGDSTWSIDSLDGHHQPSLLRNKNDHSEHSVTSAGVTVIRQPRGVLRLRKLPQYVSNESWTGGHNIPQANGDPRSTQLPSRNRRAESIKLKGNRVGGDDPVSCLRTENGTCNHDTGAKFCSETEFSVEKQSHLSGEPPQAVHVDKGSCVHVKDDDGVNLEENAARMLCSLSDNRCAGSPRKRMKSPDRSSKRPFAQHSNHFKNSYKKNKDVPGPARLLRKRDDKVPFRKRRPRRHFYEVSPRDVDPFCIVKERIRVFWPLDETWYFGLVKEYDPVKKLHHVRYDDKDEEWINLQNERIKLLFLPAEARNRYKCNNSRSVFKPRYEQGDREGMDGSDTESSESGAISSWLARSNQAKSATFCNISKQDHPHSDVPILFDQKQCHSYVAKQDGLWPNDPIPGSSPANGGAEVLKDRIAPEDRRFRFVYSRKRFCRKKNGFLNMSEQNFNSRRSASPATVISALPCMQSGTETGASLTYVILLLNHPLKPVYKLIREACCVWVSNALFLLQHGTLVALWPVVHLDMLLVDNVLGFKHILLETCLRSAVSLFCLLVGSIKQYSRQRTTKALTMPSTSIRFQISGVHGRSQVVFMLFSFVGVDKSKWKHLQGKLQYHCSKREFSKDCTNDAIQKGLSSINLFSKGFDVQEADFLSESKFSDIDPVVYCLDEQCKFAHNMLTAPSLLLCHHLKSLSEISSINNSQQSISFALDENQQQLVTGHASGTVRHAPPIVCLLNLGSSPDSPLDMASASCTDQASASCTDQTSSASREFKTAECNVSPECNGGNTGDANTMCRKFRDQNGPYVGADKPCSYNLNESSERHLSINIPQDKVIDAPDDKPLNIDEKDKQPVSNLVQELNEHPIGRTTPTAPRTTYHRNRFTSISHAFGDGSKLLPEDLMLTSFAGGSKKPRSQVSYSISPRSEEFGIKHKGHFRKIQSHSSAKINDAKKLPDSSRSGHSSPESLTCVANVLVTVGDRGWREYDTQITMDSDGQRERRICVKLAEGTKYAHKVCQVLQPGATNRYTHAMMWKGGAEWCLEFPDRSQWLIFKQMHDECYSHNIRAASVRNIPIPGVRLVEVHDDNDLVSFVRSEDYLGHVGTDVEIALDESRVVYDMDSDDEEWISNWRKFLVGDDITAYELAEDLFERVMDKLEKFAYSHNCNELSIDQMKELDINNVPLDIIEVIHAYWQDKRQKKGMPLIRHFQSAMWKIYEQQLHEWESTVYRMQGSSNGYQEKKLPPKPALFAFCLRPRGLHVPHKGPKQRSYKKLMSTGYHSFSREHDSFYRQASGRKYNEYFGDGRIGESYESGSLYSPTGYSPRFSTRTESPRAFDASERSSAPRFFRTNSVKRTASFAFSDDHQPSPSFRHQKVKRGAPDHWNNVIHEWQNSKHLIPGSSRVDIEELKLCDAASAAQHAAAVAKLKREKAHCLMHKADLALHKATVALMIADAIKSSNRDTSRDGRRDSRDEEH, encoded by the exons ATGGAATCCAGTGGCGGTGATAAGCCCACTGCAACAGATGCTACTGAGTCAGTGTTGGGTTTAGATGGTGAGGAGACTTTGTCTGAGAGGGAATCTGTTGGAGCGAGGCAAGTCCCTGGCTTGCCTAATGGGGGTGCAAAGGAGGCTCCTTCAAGCAGTTCATCTGCGGGGAGCAAGAGGAAGCGGGACAACTTGGGTTCTGATCAAATGGAAATCAATGAGCCAGGGGCTCCGAGCTCCAGTTCAGGTGATTCCACTTGGAGTATAGATAGTTTGGATGGCCATCACCAACCCTCATTGTTGAGAAATAAGAATGACCACTCTGAGCATTCAGTTACTTCTGCTGGAGTTACAGTGATCAGGCAGCCTCGTGGTGTTCTGAGGTTGAGGAAGCTGCCCCAATACGTCAGTAACGAGAGTTGGACTGGTGGTCATAATATTCCGCAAGCCAATGGAGATCCTAGATCTACCCAACTCCCGAGTAGGAACAGGAGGGCGGAATCGATTAAGCTCAAGGGAAACAGAGTTGGTGGTGATGACCCTGTGAGTTGCTTGAGAACTGAGAATGGTACTTGCAATCATGATACTGGTGCAAAGTTCTGTTCTGAAACTGAATTCTCAGTTGAAAAACAGTCCCATCTTTCAGGAGAACCCCCTCAAGCTGTTCATGTTGACAAGGGTAGCTGTGTCCATGTAAAAGACGATGATGGTGTTAATTTGGAAGAAAATGCTGCTAGGATGCTCTGTTCTCTATCAGATAACAGATGTGCAGGATCACCAAGGAAGAGAATGAAATCACCTGATAGGTCATCAAAGAGACCTTTTGCTCAGCATTCAAATCATTTCAAGAATTCATACAAAAAGAACAAGGATGTACCTGGTCCAGCTAGGTTGCTGAGGAAGCGTGATGATAAAGTTCCATTCAGGAAGCGTCGTCCACGGCGGCACTTTTATGAAGTCAGCCCTCGTGATGTGGATCCATTTTGCATTGTAAAAGAAAGGATTAGGGTGTTTTGGCCTCTTGATGAGACTTGGTACTTTGGCCTGGTCAAGGAATATGATCCAGTTAAAAAGCTGCATCATGTCAGGTATGATGATAAGGATGAAGAATGGATCAATCTTCAAAATGAGAGGATTAAGCTCCTGTTTTTGCCTGCTGAAGCTCGCAATAGATATAAATGCAACAATTCAAGGTCAGTGTTTAAACCGAGGTATGAACAAGGTGACCGAGAAGGCATGGATGGAAGCGATACAGAGAGTTCTGAATCAGGTGCTATCAGCTCATGGTTGGCTCGATCAAACCAAGCAAAATCTGCTACATTTTGTAACATCAGTAAGCAAGATCACCCTCATTCTGATGTTCCAATTTTATTTGATCAAAAGCAGTGCCACAGTTATGTTGCCAAGCAGGATGGGCTGTGGCCTAATGATCCTATACCAGGTAGTTCACCTGCAAATGGTGGCGCAGAAGTTCTCAAGGATAGGATCGCACCTGAGGACAGGAGGTTTCGCTTTGTTTATTCTAGGAAGCGATTTTGCAGAAAAAAGAATGGTTTTCTCAACATGTCAGAACAGAATTTTAATTCCCGAAGAAGTGCAAGTCCTGCCACAGTAATTAGCGCACTCCCTTGTATGCAATCTGGTACTGAAACTGGTGCTTCGCTGACATATGTCATACTGCTATTGAACCACCCACTGAAACCTGTTTATAAGTTGATTCGTGAAGCCTGTTGTGTTTGGGTTTCCAATGCCCTCTTCCTCCTTCAGCATGGTACATTGGTTGCCTTATGGCCTGTTGTTCATCTAGACATGCTTCTTGTCGATAATGTTTTAGGCTTCAAACACATTCTTCTTGAGACATGCTTGAGATCAGCAGTATCTCTTTTTTGTTTACTTGTTGGAAGCATCAAGCAGTATTCTAGGCAGAGAACTACCAAGGCATTGACAATGCCAAGCACCTCAATCAGATTTCAGATATCTGGCGTGCATGGTAGAAGCCAAGTAGTGTTTATGCTATTCAGCTTCGTTGGGGTAGATAAATCAAAATGGAAACACCTGCAAGGAAAGCTGCAGTACCACTGTTCAAAGAGGGAGTTCTCTAAAGATTGCACAAATGATGCCATTCAGAAAGGCCTTTCTTCGATTAATCTCTTCTCTAAG GGTTTTGATGTTCAGGAGGCTGACTTTCTTTCAGAATCAAAATTTTCGGATATCGATCCTGTCGTTTATTGTCTTGATGAGCAGTGTAAATTTGCTCACAACATGCTAACTGCACCTTCTCTACTTCTTTGCCACCACTTAAAATCACTATCTGAAATCAGTTCGATTAATAATTCTCAACAATCCATTTCATTTGCTTTGGATGAGAATCAGCAGCAGTTGGTAACAGGACATGCATCTGGTACAGTTCGTCATGCACCTCCTATAGTTTGTTTGCTTAATCTTGGTTCGTCACCGGATAGTCCATTGGATATGGCTTCTGCTAGTTGTACAGACCAAGCTTCTGCTAGTTGTACAGACCAAACTAGCTCAGCTAGTAGGGAATTCAAGACTGCTGAATGCAATGTAAGCCCAGAATGTAATGGTGGCAATACTGGTGATGCAAACACGATGTGCAGAAAGTTTCGAGATCAAAATGGGCCTTATGTTGGTGCTGACAAACCATGTTCCTACAACCTTAATGAGTCTTCTGAGAGGCATCTTTCCATCAATATTCCTCAAGATAAGGTGATTGATGCGCCAGATGACAAACCTCTTAACATAGATGAAAAAGACAAGCAACCAGTATCTAATTTGGTCCAGGAATTGAATGAACATCCAATTGGTCGTACTACACCAACTGCCCCCAGGACAACCTACCATCGGAATCGGTTTACATCTATATCACACGCTTTTGGAGATGGTTCGAAATTACTGCCAGAAGACCTCATGTTGACGAGCTTTGCTGGTGGTTCTAAGAAGCCACGAAGTCAGGTTTCATACTCAATTTCTCCTAGAAGTGAGGAATTTGGCATAAAACACAAAGGACATTTTCGCAAGATACAATCTCATAGCAGTGCTAAGATAAATGATGCAAAGAAACTTCCTGATAGTTCTAGAAGTGGGCATAGCAGTCCGGAGTCATTGACTTGCGTTGCAAATGTTCTGGTTACAGTGGGTGATAGAGGTTGGAGGGAGTATGATACCCAGATCACAATGGACTCTGATGGTCAGAGGGAACGGCGGATATGTGTGAAGCTTGCAGAAGGAACCAAGTATGCTCACAAGGTCTGCCAAGTTTTGCAGCCTGGGGCCACAAACCGCTATACACATGCTATGATGTGGAAAGGTGGGGCTGAATGGTGCCTAGAATTTCCTGATAGAAGCCAGTGGTTGATTTTCAAGCAAATGCATGATGAATGTTATAGCCATAACATCAGAGCAGCGTCTGTGAGAAACATTCCAATCCCTGGTGTCCGTTTGGTTGAAGTCCATGATGATAATGATCTTGTATCCTTTGTGCGATCTGAAGATTATCTTGGCCACGTTGGAACAGATGTTGAAATTGCTCTTGATGAATCCCGTGTGGTATATGACATGGACAGTGATGATGAAGAGTGGATATCAAATTGGAGGAAATTCTTAGTAGGAGATGACATCACTGCATATGAATTGGCAGAAGATTTGTTTGAGAGGGTTATGGACAAATTAGAGAAGTTTGCATATAGCCATAATTGCAATGAGCTCAGCATTGATCAGATGAAGGAACTGGATATTAATAATGTACCACTGGACATTATTGAAGTGATACATGCATATTGGCAAGATAAGAGGCAGAAAAAAGGAATGCCACTTATTCGACATTTTCAG TCTGCTATGTGGAAGATCTATGAGCAGCAGCTACATGAATGGGAATCAACAGTATACAGAATGCAGGGTTCATCAAATGGGTACCAAGAAAAGAAATTACCTCCCAAACCTGCATTGTTTGCATTCTGTTTGAGGCCCCGCGGACTCCATGTACCACACAAGGGACCGAAGCAGCGTTCTTATAAGAAGCTTATGTCCACAGGCTACCATAGCTTTTCAAGAGAGCATGACAGCTTTTACCGACAAG CATCAGGCAGGAAATACAATGAATACTTTGGAGATGGGAGGATAGGTGAATCATACGAAAGTGGTTCTCTTTATTCCCCAACAGGGTATTCTCCCAGGTTTTCTACAAGAACAGAATCTCCTCGGGCATTTGATGCCTCAGAAAGAAGCTCTGCACCAAGATTTTTCAGGACCAATAGTGTTAAAAGGACTGCAAGCTTTGCATTCTCTGATGATCACCAGCCATCACCTTCCTTCCGCCATCAGAAAGTAAAGCGAGGTGCGCCTGACCACTGGAACAATGTCATTCATGAATGGCAGAACTCGAAGCATCTCATCCCAGGTTCATCCCGCGTTGATATCGAGGAGCTCAAACTATGTGATGCTGCGAGCGCAGCGCAGCATGCAGCTGCTGTGGCGAAGCTCAAGAGGGAAAAGGCTCATTGCCTGATGCACAAGGCTGATCTTGCCCTCCATAAGGCTACGGTGGCACTCATGATCGCCGACGCAATTAAATCCTCCAACAGGGACACCTCCCGGGATGGTAGAAGGGATTCAAGGGATGAGGAACACTGA
- the LOC120705801 gene encoding probable serine incorporator isoform X1 gives MTVGSGVDMEAGGGAAAGGSSDGEARCGGRFVEEWCCACAGLLAGPNPMMARYLYALIFLVTNLLAWTLRDYGNSALDELQRLKVCQGARYCLGAEGVLRISLGCFLFFFVMFLSTVNTRKVHECRNSWHSEWWPAKVVLWLGLTAVTFLAPSTLVQLYGKVAHFGAGAFLVIQLISVTRFIMWLNDCCQSETTRKKCHLQIQVVSIVTYVGSLLGIVLMYVWYAPSRACKLNILFITVTLVLVQLMTFVSMSSKVKAGYLAPGLMGIYVVFLCWSAIRSEPHTEICNKKAAVATSADWVNIASFVIAVIVIVAATFSTGIDSKCLQFKKSDGESEEDDIPYGFGFFHLVFAMGAMYFAMIFVGWNAHQTMEKWTIDVGWASTWVRIGNEWLAVIVYSECLLAIAVWMMIAPIIWKTRQVGSSAET, from the exons ATGACGGTTGGTAGCGGCGTCGacatggaggccggcggcggcgcggcggcgggcgggtccTCCGACGGCGAGGCGCGGTGCGGCGGGCGGTTCGTGGAGGAGTGGTGCTGCGCCTGCGCGGGGCTCCTCGCCGGGCCCAACCCGATGATGGCGCGGTACCTGTACGCGCTCATCTTCCTCGTCACCAACCTCCTCGCCTGGACCCTCCGCGACTACGGCAACTCCGCCCTCGACGAGCTCCAGC GTCTCAAGGTCTGCCAGGGCGCGCGCTACTGCCTGGGAGCCGAAGGCGTGCTGCGGATCAGCCTCGGCTGCTTT CTCTTCTTCTTCGTGATGTTCCTGTCCACCGTGAACACGAGGAAGGTGCATGAGTGCCGGAACTCGTGGCACTCGGAGTGGTGGCCGGCCAAGGTCGTCCTCTGGCTGGGCCTCACGGCCGTCACCTTCCTCGCGCCGTCGACGCTCGTCCAGCTCTACG GAAAGGTCGCACATTTCGGAGCAGG GGCGTTCCTGGTGATCCAGCTCATCAGCGTGACCAGGTTCATCATGTGGCTCAACGACTGCTGCCAGTCGGAGACCACCCGGAAGAAATG CCACCTGCAGATTCAGGTTGTGTCCATCGTCACCTACGTCGGGTCGCTGCTGGGGATCGTGCTCATGTACGTGTGGTACGCGCCGAGCCGGGCCTGCAAGCTCAACATCCTCTTCATCACCGTCACCCTGGTGCTCGTGCAGCTCATGACCTTCGtctccatgagctccaag GTAAAGGCAGGGTATCTGGCGCCGGGGCTGATGGGGATCTACGTCGTGTTCCTGTGCTGGTCGGCAATCAGAAG TGAGCCTCACACGGAGATCTGCAACAAGAAGGCAGCAGTTGCAACGAGTGCGGACTGGGTGAACATCGCG AGCTTTGTGATCGCGGTCATAGTCATCGTGGCGGCGACCTTCTCGACCGGAATCGACTCCAAGTGCCTCCAG TTCAAGAAGTCGGACGGggagtcggaggaggacgaCATCCCCTACGGGTTCGGCTTCTTCCACCTGGTGTTCGCCATGGGCGCCATGTACTTCGCCATGATCTTCGTCGGCTGGAACGCGCACCAGACAATGGAGAA GTGGACGATCGACGTCGGGTGGGCGAGCACGTGGGTGCGCATCGGCAACGAGTGGCTAGCGGTGATCGTGTACA GCGAATGCTTGCTTGCAATTGCAGTATGGATGATGATCGCGCCCATCATCTGGAAGACACGGCAGGTGGGATCATCGGCGGAGACATGA
- the LOC120705801 gene encoding probable serine incorporator isoform X2 produces MTVGSGVDMEAGGGAAAGGSSDGEARCGGRFVEEWCCACAGLLAGPNPMMARYLYALIFLVTNLLAWTLRDYGNSALDELQRLKVCQGARYCLGAEGVLRISLGCFLFFFVMFLSTVNTRKVHECRNSWHSEWWPAKVVLWLGLTAVTFLAPSTLVQLYGKVAHFGAGAFLVIQLISVTRFIMWLNDCCQSETTRKKCHLQIQVVSIVTYVGSLLGIVLMYVWYAPSRACKLNILFITVTLVLVQLMTFVSMSSKVKAGYLAPGLMGIYVVFLCWSAIRSEPHTEICNKKAAVATSADWVNIASFVIAVIVIVAATFSTGIDSKCLQFKKSDGESEEDDIPYGFGFFHLVFAMGAMYFAMIFVGWNAHQTMEKWTIDVGWASTWVRIGNEWLAVIVYIWMMIAPIIWKTRQVGSSAET; encoded by the exons ATGACGGTTGGTAGCGGCGTCGacatggaggccggcggcggcgcggcggcgggcgggtccTCCGACGGCGAGGCGCGGTGCGGCGGGCGGTTCGTGGAGGAGTGGTGCTGCGCCTGCGCGGGGCTCCTCGCCGGGCCCAACCCGATGATGGCGCGGTACCTGTACGCGCTCATCTTCCTCGTCACCAACCTCCTCGCCTGGACCCTCCGCGACTACGGCAACTCCGCCCTCGACGAGCTCCAGC GTCTCAAGGTCTGCCAGGGCGCGCGCTACTGCCTGGGAGCCGAAGGCGTGCTGCGGATCAGCCTCGGCTGCTTT CTCTTCTTCTTCGTGATGTTCCTGTCCACCGTGAACACGAGGAAGGTGCATGAGTGCCGGAACTCGTGGCACTCGGAGTGGTGGCCGGCCAAGGTCGTCCTCTGGCTGGGCCTCACGGCCGTCACCTTCCTCGCGCCGTCGACGCTCGTCCAGCTCTACG GAAAGGTCGCACATTTCGGAGCAGG GGCGTTCCTGGTGATCCAGCTCATCAGCGTGACCAGGTTCATCATGTGGCTCAACGACTGCTGCCAGTCGGAGACCACCCGGAAGAAATG CCACCTGCAGATTCAGGTTGTGTCCATCGTCACCTACGTCGGGTCGCTGCTGGGGATCGTGCTCATGTACGTGTGGTACGCGCCGAGCCGGGCCTGCAAGCTCAACATCCTCTTCATCACCGTCACCCTGGTGCTCGTGCAGCTCATGACCTTCGtctccatgagctccaag GTAAAGGCAGGGTATCTGGCGCCGGGGCTGATGGGGATCTACGTCGTGTTCCTGTGCTGGTCGGCAATCAGAAG TGAGCCTCACACGGAGATCTGCAACAAGAAGGCAGCAGTTGCAACGAGTGCGGACTGGGTGAACATCGCG AGCTTTGTGATCGCGGTCATAGTCATCGTGGCGGCGACCTTCTCGACCGGAATCGACTCCAAGTGCCTCCAG TTCAAGAAGTCGGACGGggagtcggaggaggacgaCATCCCCTACGGGTTCGGCTTCTTCCACCTGGTGTTCGCCATGGGCGCCATGTACTTCGCCATGATCTTCGTCGGCTGGAACGCGCACCAGACAATGGAGAA GTGGACGATCGACGTCGGGTGGGCGAGCACGTGGGTGCGCATCGGCAACGAGTGGCTAGCGGTGATCGTGTACA TATGGATGATGATCGCGCCCATCATCTGGAAGACACGGCAGGTGGGATCATCGGCGGAGACATGA